One part of the Sciurus carolinensis chromosome 4, mSciCar1.2, whole genome shotgun sequence genome encodes these proteins:
- the Ube2n gene encoding ubiquitin-conjugating enzyme E2 N isoform X1 codes for MKWVNLTQYRTGVFCYNTSATETQRLLAEPVPGIKAEPDESNARYFHVVIAGPQDSPFEGGTFKLELFLPEEYPMAAPKVRFMTKIYHPNVDKLGRICLDILKDKWSPALQIRTVLLSIQALLSAPNPDDPLANDVAEQWKTNEAQAIETARAWTRLYAMNNI; via the exons ATGAAGTGGGTGAATTTGACCCAGTATCGTACAGGAGTGTTCTGTTATAATACATCTGCTACA gaaacCCAGCGTTTGCTGGCAGAACCAGTTCCTGGCATTAAAGCAGAACCAGATGAGAGCAACGCCCGTTATTTTCATGTGGTCATTGCTGGCCCCCAGGATTCCCCCTTTGAGGGAGGGACTTTTAAACTCGAACTATTTCTTCCAGAAGAATACCCAATGGCAGCACCTAAAGTACGTTTCATGACCAAAATTTATCATCCTAATGTAGACAAGTTGGGAAGAATATGTTTAGATATATTGAAAG ATAagtggtccccagcactgcagatcCGCACAGTTCTGCTATCGATCCAGGCTTTGTTAAGTGCTCCTAATCCAGATGATCCATTAGCAAATGATGTAGCGGAGCAGTGGAAGACCAACGAAGCCCAAGCCATAGAAACAG CTAGAGCATGGACTAGGCTATATGccatgaataatatttaa
- the Ube2n gene encoding ubiquitin-conjugating enzyme E2 N isoform X2 yields the protein MAGLPRRIIKETQRLLAEPVPGIKAEPDESNARYFHVVIAGPQDSPFEGGTFKLELFLPEEYPMAAPKVRFMTKIYHPNVDKLGRICLDILKDKWSPALQIRTVLLSIQALLSAPNPDDPLANDVAEQWKTNEAQAIETARAWTRLYAMNNI from the exons gaaacCCAGCGTTTGCTGGCAGAACCAGTTCCTGGCATTAAAGCAGAACCAGATGAGAGCAACGCCCGTTATTTTCATGTGGTCATTGCTGGCCCCCAGGATTCCCCCTTTGAGGGAGGGACTTTTAAACTCGAACTATTTCTTCCAGAAGAATACCCAATGGCAGCACCTAAAGTACGTTTCATGACCAAAATTTATCATCCTAATGTAGACAAGTTGGGAAGAATATGTTTAGATATATTGAAAG ATAagtggtccccagcactgcagatcCGCACAGTTCTGCTATCGATCCAGGCTTTGTTAAGTGCTCCTAATCCAGATGATCCATTAGCAAATGATGTAGCGGAGCAGTGGAAGACCAACGAAGCCCAAGCCATAGAAACAG CTAGAGCATGGACTAGGCTATATGccatgaataatatttaa